A window from Malacoplasma iowae encodes these proteins:
- a CDS encoding DUF3713 domain-containing protein, with the protein MKKITSLKKKLFLIGGTVAGLTIPLVLTSCSDSLNEVVSNSILSNNGTSFSNSLSLKDVATKALYNNPSQIEMMDKAASKMALDWFKRLSTTGNATFRNLYNDQVKKVNDEYDSKLSQYKKDYPKSWSARFQQEVLDPKGGTESSYKDSQMLEWAKTEIQSRVFGKSFLTIIDNKTGNAVQNITGTQLLDILLNDNNTTSGSNNGTNGYSFGFASKLSQAENDTAADKEYSKFQKFVYDQWIQFSNPYVINMSLWKYTTPGNGINSVYSAAPQSTSSGDDSTGDSSDGTTTTQSSTREGESGGDTGSGDGSDTTTPSTSGTYAFPYFKSQDDNDNPGSTIGKFKAFVAASKTDNNFKEKTVGSTTTPTQPSSKNGNNTAESLGLKKIPKIYTDDSSTYILAKNSSIFNDLYIEFAAASSYLYSMVGNGTQSQAPTQQTQMKTGTDGSDSTINTTIGKKLDMPTNGGSGGNGGNNGSTENVLDLITRQFVSKTSFNTPEKKPEKETTQTTATTTKFNETHLSKELVNEIINSSGELSSLRNNDLYSIDSFMITDTELNEYMLLRNEAGVHAISIDGWDYIKKASDKLTANKRAGNVVLYRYFQNKMNIDSDVTITDINNELSTFFKDNFSYLVYSYAEKATFQEISNEAKSTSLKITTTTKSSPKEGESTNNDFDSDETKQSLFNIASVTSDENFKKLLSALNTYLFELSKYTYVDDYNKKMIDAKRTYSKNYGANTKTNGLASPWVYATNASDKSNYYFDVAKQSGLVSDPFTKPENSTTSVGKADANNNKSSYQKLEDCIKKFVESPNFTTGLTSNFEGFKYSQYVYSDNWLINYALLKFGTDGDSLSFAQKEKILKDYTSDVYDYEKLSFKSNNGNTQSKLILNGVNTYLDSGLSNYFFSNTFTADELNWYYWDKFTAQNKTTGKQETNGATFDKNNLAKYWKYLWQEKTKIKNSSSGLEYNNLYTIVATTKYLLENDGKYFIDYLNAIIPYGAEAYITWQNSQNTLLQENKQTTVKDLVDASKISQNINNSYFSSYVGNYSSTTFGSTGSAGGASKVGSSESTNTTNSGILLNNKGSLFNDESNYYKVVGDSLGFMGIQTSTSNSLSSVISSRLFSNQKANNASGNGILYGYESKEQLSKYIMTLGSSSQVESIANNLKSKIPSLNISRIISKETTLKDKKELLSKLVKDNGNIPETYFNERSGYIGNANTSSANTAASGSSNTNSTMNVTPIPDVSNGNNAIEYGAKVIQINSKDINNSGNSNGKNTATISTLVTTISNKLQKINGTDSSSKQTEANNMNTQANEIVYNLLINAATNSSVQQMALNSILSSRKVSVNDIRLNNQLGADWVSNWIYKPDTTN; encoded by the coding sequence ATGAAAAAAATAACAAGTTTAAAAAAGAAACTATTTTTAATAGGTGGAACTGTTGCAGGTTTAACAATTCCATTAGTTTTAACTTCATGTTCTGATAGCCTTAATGAAGTTGTAAGTAATAGTATCTTATCAAACAATGGTACAAGTTTTTCAAATAGCCTTTCATTAAAAGATGTTGCAACTAAAGCTTTATATAACAATCCATCACAAATTGAAATGATGGATAAAGCTGCAAGTAAAATGGCACTTGATTGATTTAAAAGATTATCTACTACTGGAAATGCTACATTTAGAAATCTTTATAATGATCAAGTTAAAAAAGTAAATGATGAATATGATTCTAAATTAAGTCAGTACAAAAAAGATTATCCTAAGTCTTGAAGTGCAAGATTCCAACAAGAAGTGTTAGATCCAAAAGGTGGTACAGAATCTTCATATAAAGACTCTCAAATGCTTGAATGAGCAAAAACTGAAATTCAATCTAGAGTTTTTGGTAAAAGTTTTTTAACTATTATTGATAACAAAACAGGAAACGCTGTTCAAAACATTACTGGTACTCAATTATTAGATATTTTATTAAATGATAATAATACTACTAGTGGATCTAATAATGGCACTAATGGATATAGTTTTGGTTTTGCTTCTAAGTTAAGTCAAGCAGAAAATGATACAGCAGCTGATAAAGAATATTCTAAATTCCAAAAATTTGTTTATGATCAATGAATTCAATTTTCTAATCCTTATGTTATTAACATGTCATTATGAAAATACACTACACCAGGCAATGGTATAAATAGTGTTTATAGTGCTGCGCCTCAATCAACTTCAAGTGGTGATGATTCTACAGGTGATTCTTCTGATGGTACAACTACTACACAATCTTCTACTCGTGAAGGTGAAAGTGGTGGAGATACAGGAAGTGGAGATGGATCTGATACTACAACTCCATCAACTTCTGGTACTTATGCTTTTCCATATTTTAAAAGTCAAGATGATAATGATAACCCAGGGTCAACTATTGGGAAGTTTAAAGCTTTTGTTGCAGCAAGTAAAACAGATAATAACTTTAAAGAAAAAACAGTTGGTTCAACAACTACACCTACACAACCATCTTCTAAAAATGGTAATAATACAGCAGAATCTTTAGGTCTTAAGAAAATTCCTAAAATTTATACAGATGATAGTTCAACATACATATTGGCTAAAAATTCATCTATATTTAATGATTTATATATAGAATTTGCTGCTGCTAGTTCTTATCTTTATTCAATGGTTGGAAACGGAACACAATCACAAGCTCCTACTCAACAAACACAAATGAAAACAGGAACTGATGGAAGTGATAGCACTATTAATACTACAATTGGCAAAAAACTAGATATGCCAACTAATGGAGGTAGTGGTGGTAATGGTGGGAACAATGGCTCTACTGAAAATGTTTTGGATTTAATAACAAGACAATTTGTTTCTAAAACAAGTTTTAATACTCCTGAAAAAAAACCAGAGAAGGAAACGACTCAAACAACTGCAACTACAACTAAATTTAATGAAACTCATTTATCTAAAGAATTGGTAAATGAAATAATTAATTCAAGTGGTGAACTTTCATCTTTAAGAAATAATGATTTATATTCAATTGATTCTTTTATGATAACTGACACAGAACTAAATGAATATATGTTGCTAAGAAATGAAGCTGGTGTTCATGCTATATCTATAGATGGTTGAGATTATATTAAAAAAGCAAGTGATAAATTAACTGCTAACAAGAGAGCTGGAAATGTAGTTTTATATAGATATTTCCAAAATAAAATGAATATTGATAGTGATGTGACTATAACTGATATAAATAATGAACTATCAACTTTCTTTAAAGATAATTTTAGTTATTTAGTTTATAGCTATGCTGAAAAAGCAACTTTCCAAGAAATAAGTAATGAAGCTAAATCTACATCTTTAAAAATAACCACAACTACAAAATCATCGCCAAAAGAAGGTGAATCAACAAATAATGATTTTGATAGTGATGAAACTAAACAAAGTTTGTTCAATATAGCAAGTGTAACATCTGATGAAAATTTTAAAAAATTATTATCAGCATTAAACACTTATCTATTTGAATTATCTAAATATACTTATGTAGATGATTACAATAAAAAGATGATAGATGCTAAAAGAACATATTCTAAAAATTATGGTGCTAATACTAAAACAAATGGATTAGCATCTCCATGAGTTTATGCAACTAATGCAAGTGATAAATCAAATTATTATTTTGATGTAGCAAAACAATCAGGATTAGTTTCAGATCCTTTTACAAAACCAGAAAATTCTACAACATCTGTTGGAAAAGCAGATGCAAACAACAACAAAAGTTCTTATCAAAAATTAGAAGATTGTATAAAAAAATTTGTTGAATCACCTAATTTTACAACCGGTTTAACAAGCAACTTTGAAGGTTTTAAATATAGTCAATATGTATATTCTGACAATTGATTAATTAATTATGCTTTACTTAAATTTGGTACAGATGGTGACTCATTATCATTTGCACAAAAAGAAAAAATTTTAAAAGATTACACTAGTGACGTTTATGATTATGAAAAACTAAGTTTTAAATCTAATAATGGTAATACACAATCTAAACTTATATTAAATGGAGTAAATACTTATTTAGATTCAGGGTTAAGTAATTATTTCTTTAGCAATACTTTTACAGCTGATGAACTAAATTGATATTATTGAGATAAATTTACTGCACAAAATAAAACAACTGGAAAACAAGAAACAAATGGTGCCACATTTGATAAAAACAATCTTGCTAAATATTGAAAATATTTATGACAAGAAAAAACTAAAATAAAAAATAGTTCAAGTGGTTTAGAATATAACAATCTTTATACTATTGTTGCTACAACTAAATATCTTTTAGAAAATGATGGAAAGTATTTTATTGATTATCTTAATGCTATTATTCCATATGGTGCTGAAGCTTATATAACGTGACAAAATTCTCAAAACACATTACTACAAGAAAATAAACAAACAACAGTAAAAGATTTAGTTGATGCTAGTAAAATTTCACAAAATATAAATAATAGTTATTTTTCAAGTTATGTTGGTAATTATTCTTCAACTACATTTGGAAGCACAGGTAGTGCTGGTGGTGCAAGTAAAGTTGGTAGTTCAGAATCTACAAATACAACAAATAGTGGAATTTTATTAAATAATAAAGGTTCGTTATTCAATGATGAATCAAATTATTATAAAGTGGTTGGTGATAGTTTAGGATTTATGGGAATACAAACTAGTACTTCAAATAGCTTGTCATCAGTTATATCATCTAGGTTATTTTCAAATCAAAAAGCAAATAATGCTAGTGGTAATGGAATTTTATATGGATACGAAAGTAAAGAACAACTTTCAAAATATATAATGACACTTGGTTCATCATCTCAAGTTGAATCAATTGCAAACAATTTGAAATCTAAAATTCCATCATTAAATATAAGTAGAATTATAAGTAAAGAAACAACTCTTAAAGATAAAAAAGAATTATTAAGTAAATTAGTAAAAGATAATGGTAACATACCAGAAACTTATTTTAACGAGAGAAGTGGTTATATTGGTAATGCTAATACAAGTTCTGCAAACACAGCTGCAAGTGGATCTAGTAATACTAATTCAACTATGAATGTTACGCCAATTCCAGATGTTTCTAATGGAAATAATGCAATAGAATATGGAGCAAAAGTAATTCAAATTAATTCTAAAGACATTAACAATAGTGGTAATAGTAATGGTAAAAATACTGCAACCATTTCAACTTTAGTAACAACTATTAGTAATAAACTTCAAAAAATAAATGGAACAGATTCATCAAGTAAACAAACAGAAGCAAATAATATGAATACTCAAGCTAATGAAATAGTTTATAACTTATTAATAAATGCTGCAACAAATAGCAGTGTTCAACAAATGGCTTTAAACTCAATCTTATCTAGTAGAAAAGTAAGTGTAAATGATATAAGATTAAATAATCAATTAGGAGCTGATTGAGTAAGTAATTGAATTTATAAACCAGATACAACTAATTAA
- a CDS encoding DUF3713 domain-containing protein: MRIKKLNKSKLFSLLGAGLLATSSTLILASCSSNKQELINNSVLTNGLGKFTDSIDLKTMSSSLLKNNSTAQTNFADAAAGFFAYKWVENISNKDTRVKNALNAKKDLVNKTYNDTLKDYKEKYGSDYDIYFQQEFLDKNGGTEESYKQIELNKWAKQYLIDNVFATDVYVKLMKGNSPVTGGSLTTSELKKVFTNGTNGTANAANGETYKFAFQADNDSEYAQKEYASFQQYIYDQWVQFTNPFLINNILWKYGQPPSGSSLSDYYLISTTSGSDGGSGEGGSEGGDTGGGDSSGGETTKQSSSARLNSNIVTYEEGSEGGEGGEGGTTTPSTSTGSYIYPYFSSSIPTGNNTTSTVKKYQDFVTLAASMNSAETGQKNGDNTASSTTNAKVEDTNGLKKNLSQYSDDHTTSLMLVKNATSYSDLSSIQLAAASSFMLYKDATFSNGQPSKDGKQTTNPITKKNDISKKIVTSWSTTNIDPITDEFIWSNNTSSDGSGAVSLATSSTNSNNATFTNSSAKVTLSSELVNEIISSKNLSSYRDKTLTSVDGFLASNVNGFIFIRDNDGVRAVSIEGGAYINKATSIEDLKTRAGNVVLFHYMNNLNGNDDTSIGSISIDLKSELLGYLTNNFNYLIFEYAKKMNPTSNGILNTNDKSIPKIDSVFSDTNEKTLIENLVKYNFETSISTRRQDYRQKMYDAKSSYSSNFGIDAKKNGLAAPWIYGLKSGSGIYDYELLDTVPTADPYVQTKGSKKTFEESVENFTKSLVAQTSSFSGYKYSQYVYSNNQQMNYVLMNADDTSLSTIVRASIYNKKWKDLFNGNGEFKYNGFKSGTASTLTTKTDANTLNGYVDNALNNYFFSNVFDNLTTGKWLKYNELSKSSSSTEKTTNNDFSVEKLRTYRKNLWLENVKNNNDIDSFNSMLTVYATIDYLAKDNFKEFINYLKTKVALGKDAYITWTNSINESIYMENNPTQSSATTANGTSNLLEQKNLLSAANIKQNIENGYFSGYVGNSLLNGSGSTNPPAAPSSRASTPTTSNNDLKNNTKDSLFNVGSNYYKISNGMLGFDGIQTSDSNSFPTTIQEILFTKPTNYNPDKKGLFYSFKDREGLKKYINNIVSNTQANDLADLIKARTGVDTSDIKNDIYSLKQKKDALLQLVSEQKNGSSIITNEMFQPRDGIQTKEKQSEPSPPASKVNNPSNATSTNNLIENTEQASAKVKYAANVIQLNYDDVSSYDKLSQRIMNSNAIGNNTSQNPATTASTTTNNDKQKAADEVIINLLVYAAVNETSLQNYVVSQLSEQNKVDVYDIRLNNGLGFDWVKNWKD; encoded by the coding sequence ATGAGGATTAAAAAGTTAAACAAATCTAAATTATTTTCACTATTAGGTGCTGGACTATTGGCTACAAGTTCTACACTAATTTTAGCCTCTTGTAGTTCTAATAAACAAGAATTAATTAATAACTCTGTTTTAACTAATGGTTTAGGTAAGTTTACTGATTCTATTGATTTAAAAACAATGTCTTCTTCTTTACTTAAAAACAACTCAACAGCTCAAACAAACTTTGCAGATGCAGCTGCTGGTTTTTTTGCATATAAATGAGTAGAAAATATTTCAAACAAAGACACAAGGGTAAAAAATGCATTAAATGCAAAAAAAGATTTAGTTAATAAAACTTATAACGATACTTTAAAAGACTATAAAGAAAAGTATGGAAGTGATTATGATATATATTTCCAACAAGAATTTTTAGATAAAAATGGTGGAACTGAAGAATCATACAAACAAATTGAATTAAATAAATGAGCTAAACAATACTTAATTGACAATGTTTTTGCTACAGATGTTTATGTTAAATTAATGAAAGGAAATTCTCCTGTAACTGGTGGTAGTTTAACTACAAGTGAACTTAAAAAAGTCTTTACTAATGGAACTAATGGAACTGCAAATGCTGCTAATGGAGAAACTTATAAATTTGCTTTCCAAGCAGATAATGATAGTGAATATGCACAAAAAGAATATGCTTCATTTCAACAATATATTTATGATCAATGAGTACAATTTACTAACCCATTTTTAATTAATAATATTCTTTGAAAATATGGTCAGCCACCATCTGGTTCAAGTTTATCTGATTATTATTTAATATCTACTACGTCAGGTAGTGATGGTGGATCAGGTGAAGGTGGTTCAGAAGGTGGAGATACTGGTGGTGGTGATTCATCAGGTGGTGAAACAACTAAACAAAGTTCTTCTGCAAGATTAAATTCTAATATTGTAACTTATGAAGAGGGAAGTGAAGGTGGAGAAGGAGGAGAGGGTGGTACTACAACTCCATCAACTTCAACCGGTAGTTATATATATCCTTATTTTTCAAGTTCAATTCCAACTGGTAATAATACAACTTCAACAGTTAAAAAGTACCAGGATTTTGTTACGCTTGCAGCATCTATGAATTCAGCTGAAACAGGACAAAAAAATGGTGATAACACAGCCTCTTCAACAACAAATGCTAAGGTAGAAGATACTAATGGTTTGAAAAAGAATTTATCTCAATATTCAGATGACCACACAACTTCACTTATGCTTGTTAAAAATGCAACTTCTTATAGTGATTTAAGTAGTATCCAATTAGCTGCTGCTTCTTCTTTTATGTTATATAAAGATGCAACTTTTAGTAATGGGCAACCATCAAAAGATGGAAAACAAACAACAAATCCAATAACAAAGAAAAATGATATAAGTAAAAAAATTGTTACTTCATGGTCAACAACTAATATAGATCCAATAACTGATGAATTTATTTGAAGTAATAATACTTCAAGTGATGGATCAGGTGCTGTTTCATTAGCAACATCATCAACTAATTCAAATAATGCAACATTCACAAATAGTAGTGCAAAAGTAACATTATCATCTGAACTTGTTAATGAAATTATTTCTTCTAAAAATTTATCAAGCTATAGAGATAAAACATTAACTTCAGTTGATGGTTTTTTAGCATCAAATGTGAATGGTTTTATTTTTATAAGAGATAATGATGGAGTTAGAGCTGTTTCTATTGAAGGTGGTGCTTATATAAATAAGGCAACATCAATAGAAGATCTAAAAACAAGAGCTGGAAATGTAGTGTTGTTTCACTACATGAATAATTTAAATGGAAATGATGACACTTCTATTGGTTCAATTTCTATAGATTTAAAAAGTGAGTTACTTGGATATTTAACTAATAACTTTAACTATTTAATTTTTGAATATGCTAAGAAAATGAATCCTACAAGTAATGGAATATTAAATACTAATGACAAAAGTATTCCAAAAATTGATTCTGTTTTTTCTGATACAAATGAAAAAACATTAATCGAAAATTTAGTTAAGTATAATTTTGAAACTTCAATTTCTACAAGAAGACAAGATTATAGACAAAAAATGTATGATGCTAAATCATCATATAGTTCTAATTTTGGAATAGATGCTAAAAAGAATGGTTTGGCTGCCCCTTGAATTTATGGATTAAAATCAGGTTCAGGTATTTATGATTATGAGTTGCTTGATACAGTGCCAACAGCTGATCCATATGTACAAACAAAAGGAAGTAAAAAAACATTTGAAGAAAGTGTAGAAAATTTTACTAAATCTCTAGTTGCTCAAACATCATCATTTAGTGGTTATAAATATAGTCAATATGTTTATTCAAATAATCAACAAATGAATTATGTTCTTATGAATGCTGATGATACTTCACTTTCTACTATTGTTAGAGCTAGTATTTATAACAAAAAATGAAAAGATTTATTCAATGGTAATGGTGAATTTAAATATAATGGTTTTAAAAGCGGAACCGCAAGTACATTAACTACAAAAACTGATGCTAATACATTAAATGGTTATGTTGATAATGCATTAAACAATTATTTCTTTTCAAATGTATTTGATAATTTAACTACTGGAAAATGACTAAAATATAATGAACTTTCAAAATCTAGTTCATCTACTGAAAAAACAACTAATAATGATTTTAGTGTTGAAAAATTAAGAACATATAGAAAAAACTTATGATTAGAAAATGTTAAAAACAATAATGATATTGATTCTTTTAATTCAATGCTAACTGTATATGCAACAATAGATTATTTAGCTAAAGATAATTTTAAAGAATTTATTAATTATCTTAAAACTAAAGTAGCTTTAGGCAAGGATGCATATATTACTTGAACTAATTCAATTAATGAATCTATTTATATGGAAAATAATCCAACACAAAGTTCAGCAACAACAGCAAATGGTACAAGTAATTTACTTGAACAAAAGAATTTACTAAGTGCAGCAAATATAAAACAAAATATTGAGAATGGTTATTTCTCAGGATATGTTGGTAATAGTTTATTAAATGGTTCAGGTAGCACAAATCCTCCGGCTGCTCCATCATCTAGAGCCAGCACACCAACTACATCAAACAATGATTTAAAAAATAATACTAAGGATTCATTGTTTAATGTTGGTTCAAATTATTACAAAATATCTAATGGAATGCTAGGTTTTGATGGAATTCAAACTTCTGATTCAAATTCATTCCCAACAACTATTCAAGAAATTCTATTTACAAAACCAACAAATTATAATCCAGATAAAAAAGGTTTATTCTATTCATTCAAAGATAGGGAAGGTTTAAAAAAATACATTAATAATATTGTAAGTAATACACAAGCAAATGATTTAGCTGATTTAATCAAAGCTAGAACAGGTGTTGATACTAGCGATATTAAAAATGATATTTATAGTTTGAAACAAAAAAAGGATGCATTGCTACAATTAGTTTCAGAACAAAAAAATGGATCATCAATTATAACTAATGAAATGTTTCAACCAAGGGATGGTATACAAACAAAAGAAAAACAAAGTGAACCATCACCACCAGCAAGCAAGGTTAATAATCCATCAAATGCAACTTCAACAAATAATTTGATAGAAAATACAGAACAAGCAAGTGCAAAAGTTAAATATGCTGCTAATGTAATTCAATTAAATTATGATGATGTGTCTTCTTATGACAAACTTTCACAAAGAATAATGAATAGCAATGCCATTGGTAACAATACTTCACAAAATCCAGCAACTACAGCATCAACCACAACAAATAATGATAAACAAAAAGCAGCAGATGAAGTAATTATAAATTTACTTGTTTATGCTGCAGTTAATGAAACTTCATTACAAAATTATGTTGTTTCACAATTAAGTGAACAAAATAAAGTAGATGTTTACGATATAAGATTAAACAATGGTTTAGGTTTTGATTGAGTCAAAAATTGAAAAGATTAA
- a CDS encoding HIT family protein — MVHNKDCIFCKIINGEIPSKLIAENQKALAFMDIDPVSDGHILVIPKEHYQDFSSCDDEYLVAVMLLTKQIVKKLNNSKLNPWGINYLSNEKDIAGQVVKHFHLHIIPKYAKNEGFILENAIDKSKRYLEDIDLVFEKIAKSKYTIK, encoded by the coding sequence ATGGTTCACAACAAAGATTGCATATTTTGTAAGATTATTAATGGAGAAATTCCTTCTAAATTAATTGCTGAGAATCAAAAAGCTTTAGCTTTTATGGATATAGATCCAGTAAGTGATGGACATATTTTAGTTATTCCAAAAGAACACTATCAAGATTTTAGTTCATGTGATGATGAATATTTAGTTGCAGTAATGTTGTTAACTAAACAAATTGTTAAAAAACTTAATAATAGTAAATTAAACCCATGAGGGATTAATTATTTAAGCAATGAAAAAGATATTGCAGGACAAGTTGTTAAACATTTTCATTTGCACATTATTCCAAAATATGCAAAGAATGAAGGTTTTATTTTAGAAAATGCTATTGATAAATCAAAAAGATATCTTGAAGATATTGATTTAGTTTTTGAAAAAATTGCTAAATCTAAATATACAATTAAATAG
- a CDS encoding toprim domain-containing protein has product MKVKEYEYLIDALKSLPTVSTKSANKIANHLINSDKEYFNELVNRIIEAKTRIKFCQYCNNMVVNSFSCDICKNSDRHNHKLCIVSSIDDLYKIESSESFYGTYFILKNELDYKNKDSIKNMKLDQLEQTINNFNINEILIATNMTTNGELTAKYIKNYLKEKNFNIEFYRLALGIPLNASIDYIDWESLKFSIKNKTKME; this is encoded by the coding sequence ATGAAAGTTAAAGAGTATGAATATTTAATAGATGCATTAAAATCTCTACCAACAGTTTCAACTAAAAGTGCAAATAAAATTGCTAATCATTTAATCAATAGTGATAAAGAATATTTTAATGAACTTGTTAATAGAATAATTGAAGCAAAAACAAGAATTAAATTTTGTCAGTATTGTAATAATATGGTTGTAAATAGTTTTAGTTGTGATATTTGTAAAAACAGTGATAGACATAATCACAAACTATGTATTGTGAGCTCTATTGATGATTTATATAAAATTGAATCATCTGAATCTTTTTATGGAACATATTTTATTTTAAAAAATGAACTTGATTATAAAAACAAAGATTCTATAAAAAATATGAAACTTGACCAATTAGAACAAACTATTAATAATTTCAATATTAATGAAATTTTAATTGCCACCAATATGACAACTAATGGTGAATTAACAGCAAAATACATTAAAAACTATTTAAAAGAAAAAAACTTTAATATTGAGTTTTATAGATTAGCTTTGGGTATTCCATTAAATGCATCAATTGATTATATAGATTGAGAATCGTTAAAGTTTTCGATTAAAAATAAAACAAAAATGGAATAA
- a CDS encoding YbaB/EbfC family nucleoid-associated protein, whose amino-acid sequence MNIQKMMAEAKKLQASMEKKLKEFDEKEFEFNYKKYINVKLKGSLQIISIDIDKQLVDPEDKNMLEEMVCEAINEAIENVSKEKDKITNISIPGLPF is encoded by the coding sequence ATGAACATTCAAAAAATGATGGCTGAAGCTAAAAAACTTCAAGCAAGTATGGAAAAAAAACTTAAAGAATTTGATGAAAAAGAATTTGAATTTAATTACAAAAAATATATAAATGTAAAACTTAAAGGTAGTTTACAAATTATATCAATAGATATTGATAAACAACTTGTTGATCCAGAAGACAAAAACATGTTAGAAGAAATGGTTTGTGAAGCAATCAATGAAGCTATTGAAAATGTTAGTAAGGAAAAAGACAAAATAACAAACATTTCTATTCCTGGTCTTCCATTTTAA